The following coding sequences are from one Granulicella arctica window:
- the purB gene encoding adenylosuccinate lyase yields the protein MIARYTRPEMGHIWSDENKYRCWLKVEVAASQALARAGMVPQEAADAIRDKGNFTVARIDEIEAEVRHDVIAFTTTVAEYIGPESRWLHYGLTSTDVVDTAQSLQLKEASAIIRAGIVRLADVLKTRAVEFKHTPSIGRTHGIHAEPTTFGLKLLLWYSEVQRNLVRFDAAAEDLRVGKLSGAVGTFGHLKPEHEEAICADLGLTPVAVATQVVQRDRHAAYVATLAVLVSTLDKIATEVRHLQRTEVREAEEFFSEKQKGSSAMPHKKNPITSEQISGLARVVRANAQTAFENVALWHERDISHSSAERVILPDSTILADYLLAKTATLIEKLMVYPKRMLKNLESTGGLIFSGQLLLDLAESGMLREDAYRLVQGHAMRSWKEDLTFRDEIAKVPEITARLSPEKLAHAFDYTRQLANVDAIFARVLGK from the coding sequence TTGATTGCACGTTATACCCGTCCCGAGATGGGCCATATCTGGTCCGACGAAAACAAGTATCGCTGCTGGCTGAAGGTTGAAGTAGCGGCATCGCAGGCGCTGGCGCGCGCGGGAATGGTCCCGCAAGAGGCCGCGGACGCGATCCGCGACAAGGGCAACTTTACCGTCGCACGCATCGATGAGATCGAGGCCGAGGTGCGGCACGATGTGATCGCCTTTACGACCACGGTAGCCGAGTACATCGGTCCCGAGTCGCGCTGGCTGCACTATGGGCTCACCTCCACCGATGTCGTGGATACGGCACAGTCGCTGCAACTGAAGGAAGCCTCGGCGATCATTCGCGCGGGGATCGTGCGTCTGGCCGACGTGCTGAAGACGCGGGCGGTTGAGTTCAAGCACACGCCGTCGATTGGACGGACACATGGCATCCACGCCGAGCCGACCACATTTGGGCTGAAGCTGCTGCTCTGGTACTCGGAGGTACAGCGAAATCTGGTGCGCTTCGACGCGGCAGCAGAGGATCTGCGCGTCGGCAAGCTCTCGGGCGCCGTGGGGACCTTCGGCCACCTGAAGCCGGAGCATGAGGAGGCGATCTGCGCGGATCTCGGGCTGACGCCCGTCGCAGTCGCGACCCAGGTAGTCCAGCGGGATCGTCACGCGGCGTATGTGGCGACGCTGGCGGTGCTGGTATCGACGCTCGACAAGATTGCGACCGAGGTGCGGCACCTGCAACGGACCGAAGTGCGCGAGGCGGAGGAGTTCTTCTCGGAGAAGCAGAAGGGCTCGAGCGCGATGCCGCACAAGAAGAACCCGATTACGAGCGAGCAGATCAGCGGACTCGCGCGCGTGGTGCGGGCAAACGCACAGACGGCGTTTGAGAACGTGGCGCTGTGGCATGAGCGCGATATTTCGCACTCTTCCGCCGAGCGCGTGATTCTTCCGGACTCGACCATCCTGGCGGATTATCTGCTCGCGAAGACAGCGACGTTGATCGAAAAGCTGATGGTGTATCCGAAGCGGATGCTGAAGAACCTGGAGTCGACGGGCGGACTGATCTTCTCCGGCCAGTTGCTGCTCGATCTGGCGGAGTCAGGGATGCTGCGCGAGGATGCATACCGTCTGGTGCAGGGTCACGCGATGCGGTCATGGAAAGAGGATCTGACCTTCCGGGACGAGATTGCGAAGGTGCCGGAGATTACGGCGCGGTTGTCGCCGGAGAAGCTGGCGCATGCGTTCGACTACACGCGGCAGTTGGCGAATGTCGATGCGATCTTTGCACGCGTGCTAGGCAAATAA
- a CDS encoding YkgJ family cysteine cluster protein yields the protein MTFDLIQIVDAALADATQRGGHWLACRPGCSQCCVGVFPIGWQDADRLRDGLIALGESDPERAARVRARTTEALTRLDPWFPGDVATGVLGESYEAAILFEEFANNEPCPALDLDHGTCDLYETRPVLCRTFGPPMRTEEGNLATCELCFIGADTEEIARCELDPKIPAIEAEANATYEAATERRGETLIAYALRGA from the coding sequence ATGACATTCGACCTTATCCAGATCGTGGATGCGGCTCTGGCCGATGCGACGCAACGGGGCGGACATTGGCTGGCGTGCAGGCCGGGGTGCTCACAGTGCTGCGTCGGAGTTTTTCCGATTGGCTGGCAGGATGCGGACCGGTTGCGCGATGGTCTGATTGCGCTGGGGGAGAGCGATCCAGAACGGGCAGCGCGGGTGCGTGCTCGCACAACCGAAGCGCTTACGCGGCTCGATCCGTGGTTCCCAGGCGATGTGGCTACCGGGGTGCTCGGCGAGTCCTATGAAGCTGCGATCTTGTTCGAGGAGTTTGCGAACAACGAGCCTTGTCCGGCGCTCGATCTCGACCATGGGACATGCGATCTATACGAGACGCGACCGGTGCTCTGCCGAACCTTCGGACCACCGATGCGCACCGAGGAGGGCAATCTTGCGACCTGCGAGCTGTGCTTCATCGGAGCGGATACAGAGGAGATTGCGCGGTGCGAGCTCGATCCGAAGATTCCAGCCATTGAGGCTGAGGCGAACGCAACCTATGAAGCAGCCACGGAGCGGCGAGGGGAGACGCTGATTGCGTATGCTCTGCGTGGAGCTTGA
- a CDS encoding UbiX family flavin prenyltransferase, with protein MKDTRNLTLAVTGASGSVYAVEMLRALEADERVGKVNFIVSENALRVFAEEMQLSGRTGLVEKLLGAAAVKTQQHPESDIGANVASGSYPSDGMIVLPCSMGTLAGIANGLAANLIQRAADVCLKERRPLVLCVRETPLNRIHLRNMQLASDAGATIFPVIPTLYNLPQSTTEMAREFVNRVLAHVGLPQPGAYQWHAD; from the coding sequence ATGAAGGACACGCGGAATCTTACGCTGGCGGTAACAGGTGCGAGCGGCAGTGTGTATGCCGTCGAGATGCTGCGTGCGCTCGAGGCGGATGAGCGGGTGGGCAAGGTGAACTTCATCGTGTCGGAGAACGCGCTGCGTGTGTTTGCCGAGGAGATGCAACTGAGCGGGCGAACCGGGCTGGTGGAAAAGCTGCTGGGCGCTGCTGCCGTCAAGACGCAGCAGCATCCGGAGAGCGATATCGGCGCGAATGTGGCCAGCGGGAGCTACCCGTCGGACGGGATGATCGTGCTTCCCTGCTCCATGGGAACACTGGCGGGAATCGCAAACGGGCTGGCAGCGAACCTGATCCAGAGAGCGGCAGATGTATGCCTGAAGGAGCGGCGGCCGCTGGTCCTGTGTGTCCGCGAGACGCCGCTGAACCGGATTCATCTGCGCAACATGCAGCTTGCCTCGGACGCGGGGGCGACGATCTTTCCGGTGATTCCAACGCTTTACAACCTGCCGCAGAGCACAACGGAGATGGCGCGAGAGTTTGTAAACCGGGTGCTGGCGCATGTGGGCCTGCCACAGCCGGGCGCATACCAGTGGCACGCCGACTGA
- a CDS encoding alpha/beta fold hydrolase has protein sequence MKRLLRIAASLLLIVVIVGGLFYRYPLWFLDRPIYYRLWRAGVEGKYVDLGGNRIHYYEAQAKGGGGVPLVLIHGLGSRGEDWANLIPTFAANGFHVYAPDLLGYGRSSRPDVDYSIATEENVVVQFMQAMHLSKASVIGWSMGGWIAMRLALDHPGMVDRLVLYDSAGIYFPADISPDLFAPTDVAGVQRLVDILEPEPRVLPGFVAKDSLRKLQRNGWIVNRSLSSMTGGRYLLDFRLGSLKQPMLILWGGADHLIPPSAGETIHKGVPQSVFEVVEGCGHLGPAECAKPYLEGTIEFLKAQPPMPPGEKTFPKP, from the coding sequence ATGAAACGACTGTTGCGAATCGCTGCCTCTCTCCTGCTGATCGTGGTCATCGTCGGCGGCCTCTTCTATCGCTATCCGCTCTGGTTCCTCGACCGCCCAATCTACTACCGGCTCTGGCGTGCAGGCGTGGAAGGGAAGTACGTTGACCTCGGCGGCAACCGTATCCACTACTACGAGGCGCAGGCGAAAGGTGGCGGCGGAGTACCGCTCGTCCTCATCCACGGTCTCGGCTCGCGCGGCGAGGACTGGGCGAACCTGATCCCTACCTTTGCGGCGAATGGCTTCCACGTCTACGCACCCGACCTCCTCGGATATGGCCGCTCGTCCCGCCCGGACGTTGACTATTCCATCGCAACCGAGGAGAACGTCGTCGTCCAGTTTATGCAGGCCATGCATCTCTCCAAAGCTAGTGTGATCGGTTGGTCGATGGGCGGCTGGATCGCCATGCGCCTCGCGCTTGACCACCCCGGCATGGTCGATCGACTCGTCCTCTACGACAGCGCAGGCATCTACTTCCCGGCGGATATCTCGCCCGACCTCTTCGCCCCCACCGACGTCGCCGGCGTCCAACGCCTCGTCGATATCCTCGAGCCCGAGCCGCGTGTACTCCCCGGCTTCGTCGCGAAAGACTCGCTGCGCAAGCTCCAGCGCAACGGCTGGATCGTCAACCGCAGCCTTAGCTCCATGACAGGTGGCCGCTATCTGCTCGACTTCCGCCTCGGTAGCCTCAAACAGCCCATGCTCATCCTCTGGGGAGGTGCCGACCACCTTATCCCGCCCTCGGCCGGTGAGACCATCCATAAGGGCGTCCCGCAGTCCGTCTTTGAGGTTGTGGAGGGATGCGGGCACCTTGGCCCTGCCGAATGCGCGAAGCCCTACCTCGAAGGCACCATCGAGTTTCTCAAGGCGCAACCACCCATGCCGCCCGGCGAGAAGACCTTCCCGAAGCCGTAG
- a CDS encoding nitroreductase family protein, protein MAKIEKKLSEVVFERRATPSFDGEPIPPEDLRKILQAGLQAPSGYNMQPWRFVVVQSPEQKKRLRGASYNQGKVEEASVVIVACGDADGWRKDLDLMLQQGREGGMPESYAEQARSSVPNYLSSFSSEQMHGWLNKHVMLAFTHMMLMAEVLGYDTAPMEGFEQDKVHEVLRLPLSYWVVALLAIGHVKGPDKFDGGRFEIGHTVFSEEFGKPLK, encoded by the coding sequence ATGGCGAAGATTGAAAAGAAGTTGAGCGAGGTGGTCTTCGAGCGGAGGGCTACGCCCAGCTTCGACGGAGAGCCTATCCCCCCGGAGGACCTGCGAAAGATCCTTCAGGCCGGTCTTCAGGCACCTAGCGGCTACAACATGCAACCATGGCGCTTCGTCGTTGTGCAGTCACCGGAGCAAAAGAAACGCCTCCGCGGAGCCAGCTACAACCAGGGCAAGGTGGAGGAGGCATCCGTCGTGATCGTTGCCTGCGGAGATGCCGATGGCTGGCGCAAGGACCTAGACCTGATGCTGCAACAGGGCCGCGAGGGCGGTATGCCCGAGAGCTACGCCGAGCAGGCTCGCAGCAGCGTTCCTAACTATCTCTCCAGCTTCTCCAGTGAGCAGATGCATGGCTGGCTCAACAAGCACGTCATGCTCGCCTTCACCCATATGATGCTGATGGCTGAGGTTCTCGGTTACGATACCGCTCCGATGGAAGGCTTTGAGCAGGACAAGGTTCACGAGGTCCTCCGTTTGCCGCTCAGCTACTGGGTCGTCGCACTGCTTGCCATCGGCCACGTCAAGGGGCCGGATAAGTTCGACGGTGGCCGCTTCGAGATAGGGCATACTGTCTTCAGCGAAGAGTTCGGCAAGCCGCTCAAATAG
- the uvrA gene encoding excinuclease ABC subunit UvrA, producing MGITHITVRGARQHNLRNVNVSIPRNTLTVVTGLSGSGKSSLAFDTIYAEGQRRYVETLSAYARQFLDQMERPDVDAIDGLSPAISIEQKTTSRSPRSTVGTITEIYDYLRLLYASVGQPHCPSCGRTISRQSVDQIVERIVALSPGERITVYAPIVRGRKGEFREELETLDQQGFRVRIDGEMVELTDGMRLEKRKNHTVEAVVDRIILKPVAGVASGAVADAAPIYDTKRLENSVAKALQMANGLVLIAIHGMEETLYSSSMACPDCGINVPRLEPRSFSFNSNYGACPECHGLGSIYDFDPAKTIADWSKPLLDGAMGPGSASQYLLRLIKLAAEKYKINLKKPFSELTKAQQDLLMYGPPKNESSRTGFHGIFAYLRSNLEETKSEGYREYMMQFMSATACPRCQGKRLRPESLAVTVNGASIADFTALPLERAITAAKAMLFTGRDRIIADRLQREVIERLEFLNAVGLGYLSLDRSAATLSGGEGQRIRLATQIGSKLRGVLYVLDEPSIGLHQRDNQRLIAALESLRDLGNTVLVVEHDEDTIRKADYVLDLGPGAGKNGGHLIASGTPQEVMDTPGSLTGQYLAGKIEIVARAEPRALTGKWLTVEDAHSHNLQQVTAHFPLAVMTVVTGVSGSGKSTLVNDILYRALAKELYGSREEPGQHGAVRGIDQLDKVIQIDQSPIGRTPRSNPATYTGVFTAMRDLFAMLPDSRERGYKPGRFSFNVQGGRCEACQGEGQRRIEMNFLPDVYVLCDICNGRRYNQETLTVKFNGYSIADLLDLPIADALPILKDIPTVAVKLQTLVDVGLGYIHLGQSATTLSGGEAQRMKLARELSKRQTGRTLYLLDEPTTGLHFDDVRKLLEVLHRLTDLGNTVVIIEHNLDIIRNSDYILDMGPEGGEGGGRVIAHGTPEQVATVAGSHTGSFLAQHYSLKPHTGNGAGGASYAGAQPSNIVAAEDRKKEPRGKFVAPEKKTGVPTARASAKPAKKPAKKAAKKAAGRPKKA from the coding sequence ATGGGTATCACTCACATTACCGTTCGCGGCGCTCGCCAGCACAATCTGCGCAACGTCAACGTCAGCATTCCGCGCAACACGCTGACGGTCGTCACCGGGCTCTCGGGTTCGGGCAAGTCGTCGCTTGCGTTTGACACCATCTACGCGGAGGGGCAGCGGCGCTATGTCGAGACGCTATCCGCCTATGCGCGCCAGTTTCTGGACCAGATGGAGCGGCCCGACGTCGACGCAATCGACGGGCTGAGTCCCGCGATCTCGATCGAGCAAAAAACGACCAGCCGCAGCCCGCGCTCGACCGTCGGGACGATCACGGAGATCTACGACTACCTGCGCCTGCTGTACGCCTCCGTCGGCCAGCCGCACTGCCCAAGCTGCGGACGCACCATCTCGCGACAGTCGGTAGACCAGATCGTCGAGCGCATCGTCGCCCTATCTCCGGGCGAGCGGATCACGGTTTACGCGCCGATTGTGCGCGGACGCAAGGGCGAGTTTCGCGAAGAGTTGGAGACGCTCGACCAGCAGGGCTTCCGAGTCCGCATCGACGGCGAGATGGTCGAACTGACCGATGGAATGCGGCTGGAGAAACGCAAAAACCATACCGTCGAGGCGGTGGTCGACCGGATCATTCTGAAGCCGGTAGCCGGCGTAGCCTCAGGCGCGGTGGCCGACGCCGCTCCGATCTACGATACGAAGCGGCTGGAGAACTCCGTCGCCAAGGCGCTACAGATGGCCAACGGCCTGGTGCTGATCGCGATCCACGGCATGGAGGAGACACTGTACTCGTCCTCGATGGCGTGCCCCGACTGCGGGATCAACGTGCCGCGACTCGAGCCGAGAAGCTTCTCGTTCAACTCGAACTACGGTGCATGTCCAGAGTGCCATGGCCTTGGCAGCATCTATGACTTCGATCCGGCGAAGACCATTGCAGACTGGTCGAAGCCTCTGCTGGATGGCGCGATGGGACCAGGATCAGCATCGCAATACCTGCTGCGTCTCATCAAGCTTGCGGCGGAGAAGTACAAGATCAATCTGAAGAAACCGTTCAGCGAACTAACCAAGGCGCAGCAGGACCTGCTGATGTATGGCCCGCCGAAGAACGAATCGAGCCGGACGGGCTTTCATGGCATCTTCGCGTACCTACGCAGCAACCTCGAAGAGACAAAGTCCGAGGGCTATCGCGAGTACATGATGCAGTTCATGTCGGCGACGGCGTGCCCGCGCTGCCAGGGCAAACGGCTACGGCCTGAATCGCTGGCAGTAACAGTGAACGGTGCGTCTATTGCTGACTTCACCGCCCTGCCCCTGGAGCGAGCGATCACCGCCGCAAAGGCGATGCTCTTCACCGGACGCGATCGCATCATCGCGGATCGGCTGCAACGCGAGGTGATCGAGCGGCTGGAATTTCTGAACGCAGTCGGGCTTGGCTATCTTTCGCTGGATCGTTCGGCAGCAACCCTTTCCGGTGGTGAAGGCCAACGCATTCGGCTAGCGACACAGATTGGATCGAAGCTCCGCGGCGTGCTTTATGTGCTCGATGAGCCATCGATCGGCCTGCACCAGCGCGACAATCAGCGGCTGATCGCAGCGCTGGAATCGCTGCGCGATCTCGGCAATACAGTCCTCGTCGTCGAACATGACGAGGACACGATCCGCAAGGCAGACTACGTGCTGGACCTTGGTCCCGGCGCTGGCAAGAACGGCGGCCACCTGATCGCAAGCGGCACCCCGCAGGAGGTCATGGACACACCCGGGTCGCTGACCGGGCAGTATCTCGCGGGCAAGATCGAGATTGTCGCACGTGCCGAGCCACGTGCACTCACAGGCAAGTGGCTGACCGTTGAAGATGCGCACTCGCACAATTTGCAACAGGTAACGGCACATTTTCCGCTCGCTGTGATGACGGTAGTGACAGGCGTCAGCGGCTCGGGCAAGAGCACGCTGGTCAACGACATTCTGTATCGCGCACTGGCGAAGGAGCTGTATGGCTCACGCGAGGAGCCGGGACAGCACGGCGCGGTGCGCGGCATCGACCAACTCGACAAGGTCATCCAGATCGACCAATCGCCGATTGGCCGTACCCCACGCTCAAACCCCGCAACATATACCGGCGTATTTACCGCAATGCGCGATCTGTTCGCGATGCTGCCGGATTCGCGTGAGCGCGGCTACAAGCCGGGACGGTTCAGCTTCAACGTGCAGGGCGGACGCTGTGAGGCATGCCAGGGGGAAGGCCAGCGGCGAATTGAGATGAACTTCCTGCCGGACGTGTATGTTCTCTGCGATATATGTAACGGTCGTCGTTACAATCAGGAGACGCTCACCGTCAAATTCAACGGCTACTCCATCGCAGACCTGCTGGACCTGCCGATCGCCGATGCGCTGCCGATCCTCAAAGACATCCCAACTGTTGCTGTGAAGCTGCAAACGCTGGTCGATGTAGGGCTCGGGTACATCCACCTGGGGCAGTCGGCGACGACGCTCTCGGGCGGGGAGGCGCAGCGCATGAAGCTCGCCCGTGAGCTCTCGAAGCGGCAGACGGGACGCACGCTATACCTGCTCGATGAACCAACCACCGGCCTGCACTTCGACGACGTGCGCAAGCTGCTGGAGGTCTTGCATCGGCTGACCGATCTGGGCAACACGGTCGTCATCATCGAGCACAACCTCGACATTATTCGTAACTCCGATTACATCCTCGACATGGGCCCTGAAGGCGGCGAGGGCGGCGGCCGCGTGATCGCGCATGGCACACCGGAGCAGGTAGCAACGGTCGCTGGCTCGCATACGGGAAGCTTTCTCGCACAACACTATTCGTTGAAGCCGCACACGGGAAATGGTGCGGGCGGTGCGAGCTACGCAGGTGCTCAACCGAGCAACATCGTCGCCGCAGAGGATCGCAAAAAAGAGCCTCGCGGTAAGTTTGTCGCCCCCGAAAAGAAGACCGGCGTGCCGACTGCACGTGCATCCGCCAAACCAGCAAAGAAGCCTGCGAAGAAGGCCGCAAAGAAAGCTGCAGGAAGGCCGAAGAAGGCATGA
- a CDS encoding CPBP family glutamic-type intramembrane protease, which yields MSDDPLNEIKVGDWEAATEASREFDDASLPSARVPHLGHALLFFSITGLLLLVSQAVLIVPVMSHGTSPTSVSLLHPKLLLGTEAVTYLLTLIIAWFVFPLLWQRSFLAGIEWGGSTALRYALKLIPLGILSGWTVQAISNLISMPKSVPMDDFFRSTSDVWLVTLFGTLLAPLFEEVCFRGFLLPAFTIAFDWLGPVLRYVFAFSLCRLRGEEPPEHLIILREARSAGLARDTGNMAFRSLPAVLLASLLTSGLFGLLHAQQLGYTWSAVLLLAAVSLLLTVVRIRTRSVACSTLVHSSYNLSVFLVLFIVTGGYQHLDRMAR from the coding sequence ATGAGCGACGATCCATTGAACGAGATCAAGGTCGGCGACTGGGAGGCCGCGACGGAAGCATCGCGCGAGTTCGACGATGCGTCGCTCCCCTCTGCACGCGTGCCACATCTCGGTCACGCGCTGCTCTTCTTCTCCATCACCGGGCTGCTCCTGCTCGTGTCGCAAGCCGTGCTGATCGTCCCAGTCATGTCGCATGGAACATCGCCAACCTCAGTAAGCCTGCTCCACCCAAAGCTGCTGCTCGGAACAGAAGCCGTCACCTATCTGCTGACGCTCATCATCGCTTGGTTCGTCTTTCCTCTGCTGTGGCAGCGCAGCTTTCTGGCTGGTATCGAGTGGGGCGGATCGACGGCGCTACGCTATGCGCTAAAACTGATTCCACTAGGCATTTTGTCGGGATGGACGGTGCAAGCAATCTCAAATCTGATCTCGATGCCGAAGTCCGTCCCCATGGACGACTTCTTCCGCTCGACCTCCGATGTGTGGCTGGTAACCTTGTTCGGAACGCTGCTCGCGCCTCTGTTTGAAGAGGTCTGCTTTCGCGGCTTCCTGCTGCCTGCCTTCACCATCGCCTTCGACTGGCTCGGCCCTGTGCTGCGTTACGTCTTTGCCTTCTCGCTATGCCGTCTGCGCGGAGAAGAGCCGCCAGAGCATCTGATCATCCTCCGCGAAGCGCGTTCCGCAGGGCTTGCGAGGGACACGGGAAACATGGCGTTCCGCAGTCTACCCGCCGTGCTGCTTGCAAGTCTGCTCACGAGTGGCCTGTTTGGATTGCTGCACGCGCAGCAGCTTGGATACACATGGTCCGCGGTGCTACTGCTGGCGGCGGTCTCGCTACTGCTGACAGTCGTGCGAATCCGCACGCGCTCCGTCGCCTGCTCCACACTCGTTCATAGCAGCTATAATCTGTCGGTCTTCCTCGTTCTGTTCATTGTGACCGGCGGCTACCAGCATCTGGATCGCATGGCGCGCTAG
- a CDS encoding orotate phosphoribosyltransferase yields the protein MPTDNRTALLDLIATHSFKLGDFLLASGKRSDYYIDCRTTTLHAEGGRLAGLLLYDVIRERIPQAVAVGGLTMGADPLVSNTASASAWALADYNEIRELSSALDLEEDDDPGPPPSLIQGFLVRKAEKTHGTGRRVEGFLKPGAQVVIVDDVCTTGGSTITAIEAAREAGMVVAGVLCLVDREQGGRANIEAAAGDAPFIALFTASDVRAAHIALAAG from the coding sequence ATGCCTACCGACAACCGCACCGCCCTGCTCGACCTGATCGCGACCCACTCCTTCAAACTCGGCGACTTCCTGCTCGCCAGCGGCAAGCGCAGCGACTACTACATCGACTGCCGCACCACCACGCTCCATGCCGAAGGCGGACGCCTCGCCGGGCTGCTGCTGTATGACGTGATCCGTGAGCGGATTCCACAAGCCGTGGCCGTCGGCGGCCTGACCATGGGCGCCGATCCTCTGGTCTCCAATACAGCAAGCGCAAGCGCATGGGCCCTCGCCGACTACAACGAGATTCGCGAACTCTCCAGCGCACTGGATCTGGAGGAAGACGATGATCCGGGCCCTCCCCCAAGCCTGATCCAGGGCTTTCTCGTGCGCAAGGCAGAGAAGACGCACGGCACCGGACGACGCGTCGAAGGCTTTCTGAAGCCCGGCGCACAAGTCGTGATCGTGGACGACGTATGCACGACCGGCGGCTCGACCATCACAGCAATCGAGGCCGCCCGCGAAGCCGGCATGGTCGTCGCCGGTGTGCTCTGCCTCGTAGACCGCGAGCAGGGTGGCCGAGCGAACATCGAAGCAGCCGCAGGAGATGCCCCATTCATCGCACTCTTTACGGCAAGCGATGTCCGTGCCGCACACATTGCGCTGGCCGCGGGGTAG
- the mtnA gene encoding S-methyl-5-thioribose-1-phosphate isomerase, whose amino-acid sequence MIPTLEWLPTGVNFLDQTKLPLEETYVLATSYQEVATVIRDMIVRGAPAIGVSAAMGVAIGIDRSKTTTLDALTAEVDVICDTLAATRPTAVNLFWGIGRIRDLYNRLVEGGADIATIKKAVVEEACQMYDEDIAACKQMGAHGAALMPKTGTVLTHCNAGALATCGYGSALGVIRAAIERGHTIDVLADETRPFLQGARLTAWELMKDNIQTTVLCDNMAGHLMSKGRIQAVIVGADRIAANGDTANKIGTYSVSILAKEHGIPFYVAAPWSTIDLATLTGDGIPIEQRAATEVTHSNGKQMTPDGVGIENPAFDVTPAKYVTAIITERGILRAPYEESIRAMTAQEQPILRS is encoded by the coding sequence ATGATTCCGACTCTCGAATGGCTCCCAACCGGCGTTAATTTTCTCGATCAGACCAAGCTTCCGCTGGAGGAGACCTACGTTCTCGCGACCAGCTATCAGGAGGTCGCGACCGTCATCCGCGACATGATCGTGCGCGGAGCTCCGGCCATTGGCGTTTCAGCAGCGATGGGCGTTGCCATTGGCATCGATCGCAGCAAGACAACCACCCTCGACGCACTGACCGCAGAGGTCGATGTCATCTGCGACACGCTCGCAGCGACGCGACCCACCGCGGTGAATCTCTTCTGGGGCATCGGACGCATTCGCGACCTCTACAACCGTCTGGTGGAGGGCGGCGCGGATATCGCCACAATCAAGAAGGCCGTCGTCGAAGAGGCGTGCCAGATGTACGACGAGGACATCGCCGCCTGCAAGCAGATGGGCGCGCATGGCGCAGCGCTGATGCCGAAGACTGGCACGGTGCTGACGCACTGCAACGCCGGCGCATTGGCAACCTGCGGCTACGGTTCTGCACTGGGAGTCATCCGTGCAGCAATCGAGCGCGGCCATACCATCGACGTCCTCGCCGACGAGACGCGGCCCTTTCTCCAGGGCGCACGTCTGACAGCCTGGGAGCTGATGAAAGACAACATCCAGACCACCGTTCTCTGCGACAACATGGCCGGCCATCTGATGAGCAAGGGCCGAATCCAAGCCGTGATCGTCGGCGCGGATCGCATCGCGGCAAACGGAGATACGGCAAACAAGATCGGCACCTACAGCGTCTCGATCCTCGCCAAGGAGCACGGCATCCCGTTCTACGTCGCGGCTCCATGGTCGACCATCGATCTCGCCACGCTGACCGGCGACGGCATCCCTATCGAGCAGCGCGCCGCGACCGAGGTGACCCACTCGAACGGCAAGCAGATGACGCCGGATGGCGTCGGCATCGAAAACCCCGCCTTCGACGTAACGCCGGCAAAGTACGTAACGGCGATCATCACCGAGCGCGGCATCCTGCGCGCGCCCTACGAGGAGTCGATCCGAGCGATGACGGCGCAGGAACAGCCCATCCTCCGCAGCTAA
- a CDS encoding permease yields the protein MRIRSLNPRLHSLARGTFLVLVSLAAAFLLSDFPHNRPTLFLAIPAVLAIVGTADTVRCMQPRWSFYHGGVLLLIYMDLMAVAMILFFFLYPYAFWLAASH from the coding sequence GTGAGAATCCGATCTCTCAATCCGCGTCTCCACTCGCTTGCTCGCGGTACGTTTCTGGTGCTTGTAAGCCTTGCGGCGGCCTTCCTCCTCTCGGACTTCCCCCACAACCGCCCGACGCTCTTTCTGGCAATCCCTGCAGTGCTCGCCATCGTCGGAACGGCCGACACCGTCCGCTGCATGCAACCCCGCTGGAGCTTCTACCACGGGGGCGTGCTGCTGCTGATCTATATGGACCTGATGGCAGTCGCGATGATTCTTTTCTTCTTCCTGTATCCCTACGCCTTCTGGCTTGCGGCATCTCACTAG
- the mscL gene encoding large conductance mechanosensitive channel protein MscL codes for MIKGFRDFILRGNVIDLAVAVIIGAAFTAIVTALVADIITPLIAAIVGKPDFSYLILTLHGGKVQYGLFLNAVISFVLMAGVVYFFLVVPINYLLNKIKAPVAPTTKTCGECLSEIPLPAKRCKFCAQPVA; via the coding sequence ATGATCAAAGGTTTTCGGGACTTTATTCTACGCGGCAATGTAATCGACCTGGCCGTCGCCGTCATTATCGGAGCAGCCTTCACCGCGATCGTCACCGCTCTAGTGGCAGACATCATCACACCGCTGATCGCTGCAATCGTAGGCAAGCCGGACTTCTCCTACCTGATCCTTACTCTCCATGGCGGCAAGGTCCAATACGGCCTCTTCCTGAATGCTGTCATCTCGTTCGTCCTGATGGCAGGCGTGGTGTACTTCTTCCTCGTAGTGCCAATCAACTATCTACTCAACAAGATCAAGGCTCCGGTAGCCCCCACAACGAAGACCTGCGGCGAGTGTCTCTCCGAGATCCCTCTACCTGCGAAACGCTGCAAGTTCTGCGCACAACCAGTCGCCTAG